Sequence from the Nocardia cyriacigeorgica GUH-2 genome:
GCCGGTGACGCCGGCCTCCCCGGTCAGTCGCTGCACCAGCGCCGTCGCCGCCGCGGCCACGCCCGCGTCATCGACCGAGCCCGGCGCGTCGACCAGCAACACCAGGTTCGGCTGGCCCTGCCCGAACTGGTCGCGCAGCACCTCGGCTGCCACCCCCGATTCGGCGCCCGGATCGTTGAATCCGCCGCCCTTCAATTTGTCGAACAGCGTCGAACTGCCTGCTCCGGCCAGCATGAGCAGTACCGCGAAGAGAATCAGTACGGCCCGTCTGCGCCGCATGATGAGATCGATCAGTCCCGCCGGCATCACTGCCTCCTAGTCGCGTCAGTGCGGGTGGATACACGACTCGGACGAAACAGCGCCCGCGGATGTGATGGTTTCGGGCGCCGCTGCGGCGCAGCTCACAGCTCCGGGAGGGACGCGGGCGATCAGCGAGTGGCCGGCCAGTACCGGCGCCAGGCAGCCGCGTCGAGTGGGGCCCTGGTGCCGCGATCGGCCTCGGCGGCGTCCTCGGCGGCGCGGATGGCGTCGGCGAAGGCGAGGGTGGCCTTGCGCAGGCGTTCCTCGGCGCTGTCACGGCCGCCGAGGCGGACCATGCGCAGGGCGGGCGGGATCAGATCCTCCGGCAGGCCGGCGCGTTTGCTGCGGTCGCGCACCTTCTCCGCCAGCGCCAGCGCGGGCTGGGCCATCGCGATGCCGTCCAGGCAGGAGCGGCGCGCCTTCTCCGCGGATTTGCGTTCCTCCCAGGCCTTTTCCTGGGCCGCGATCTTCTCCTCGACGCCGGCGTCCGGCGGCAGCTCGGTGGCGTCCAGATGGGGGCTGCGGTTGACCAGTTTGGCGACCAGCGCGGCGGCCACATCGTCGACGGTGAACTCCCCCGCCGCCTGCGCGATCCGGGAGTGGAACAGCACCTGCAACAGCAGATCGCCGAGTTCTTCCTTGATGGTCTCGGCGTCCTCGTGCTGGATAGCGTCGAGCAGCTCGTAGGTCTCCTCGAGCAGATACGGGCGCAGCGAATCGTGGGTCTGGGTGGATTCCCAGCCGCCGAAATGCCACAGCCGGTCCATCACCTCGACGGCCTCGGCGAGACCGGCCGCGAGCGTCGCGGTATCGGTCTGCACGCGCAGGGCGTCGGGCCCGGATTCTGGTGCCGAACTCATCGGGCGACCGAGACCTCGGTGGCGACGGTGAGATCGACCGCGCCCTGCGCCTTGCCGTCCAGCGCCAGCAGCAGATCGGCGAGGTATTGCAGCAGCGGCACATCGCGCAACCGGTCCGCGCCCACACTGTCCTGCACCCGCGGCAGCGGCACACCGACCACGCCGCTGGCCGCCTTGTAGGTGGCGCTGGGGTAGATCCGCTTGAGCCGCAGTTGCTTGGAATCGGGCAGGTTCAGCGGCGAGATCTTCACCGTGGTGCCGGTGACCGCGATCTCGGTGACGCCGTATTCGCGGGCCAGCAGCCGCAGCTTGGCCACCGACACCAGCCTGCCGACCTCCACCGGCAGCGGGCCGTACCGGTCGACCAGCTCCTCGACCACCGCGGCCAGCGTCGAATCGTCGTGGGCGGCGGCCAGTTTGCGGTAGGCCTCCAGGCGCAGGCGGTCGCTGGTGATGTAGTCGGGCGGGATGTGCGCGTCCACCGGCAGGTCGATGCGCACCTCCTTGGTCTCCTCAGTGGTGATCGGCTTGCCGTCGGCCGCGGCGCGATAGGCCTCCACCGCCTCGCCGACCAGCCGCACATACAGATCGAACCCGACGCCCGCGACGTGGCCGGACTGCTCGGCGCCGAGCACATTGCCCGCACCGCGAATCTCGAGGTCCTTCATCGCCACCGCCATACCGGCGCCCAGATCGGAGTTCTGCGCGATGGTGGCCAGCCGGTCGTAGGCGGTTTCGGTGAGCGGCTTCTCCGGCGGGTACAGGAAGTAGGCGTAGCCGCGTTCCCGGCTGCGTCCCACCCGGCCGCGCAACTGATGCAGCTGCGACAGGCCGAGCGTGTCGGCGCGCTCCACGATCAAGGTGTTGGCATTGGAGATGTCGAGGCCGGTCTCGATGATGGTGGTGCACACCAGCACATCGAATTCGCGCTGCCAGAAACCCTGCACGGTGCTCTCCAGGGTGTCCTCGTTCATCTGGCCGTGCGCGACCACCACCCGCGCCTCGGGTACCAGATCACGAATCCTCTTGGCGGCCTTGTCGATCGAGGACACCCGGTTGTGCACGTAGAACACCTGGCCGTCGCGCAGCAGCTCACGCCGGATGGCGGCGGTGACCTGTTTGTCGCTGTAGGCGCCGACGTAGGTGAGCACCGGATGACGTTCCTCGGGCGGGGTGAGAATCGTCGACATCTCCCGGATGCCGGCCAGGCTCATCTCCAGCGTGCGCGGAATCGGCGTGGCGGACATGGTCAGCACGTCGACGTGGGTGCGCAGCGCCTTGATGTGTTCCTTGTGCTCCACACCGAAGCGCTGTTCCTCGTCGACGATGACCAGGCCCAGATCCTTCCAGCGCACGCCGGTCTGCAACAGCCGGTGCGTGCCGACCACGATGTCGACCTCACCGGAGGCCATGCCCTCGAGCACCTCGCGCGATTCGGCCGGGTCGGTGAACCGCGACAGGCCCTTGACCGTCACCGGGAAACCGGCGACGCGCTCGGTGAAGGTTTGCAGATGCTGCTGGGCCAGCAGCGTCGTCGGTACCAGCACCACAACCTGTTTGCCGTCCTGCACCGCCTTGAACGCCGCGCGCACCGCGATCTCGGTCTTGCCGTAGCCGACGTCGCCGCAGACCACCCGGTCCATCGGGACCGGCTTCTCCATATCCGCCTTCACATCGGTGATGGCGGTCATCTGGTCGACGGTCTCGGTGAACGCGAACGCGTCCTCCATCTCCTGCTGCCACGGGGTGTCCGGGCCGAAGGCGTGGCCGGGCGCGGCCTGGCGGGCGGCGTAGAGCTGCACCAGCTCACCGGCGATCTCGCGGACCGCCTTGCGGGCCTTGCGTTTGGTGTTGGCCCAGTCGGAGCCGCCCAGCTTGGACAGGCTCGGCATCTCACCGCCGACATAGCGGGAGAGCTGATCCAGCGATTCCATCGGCACGAACAGCCGGTCGCCGGGCTGGCCGCGTTTGCCGGGCGCGTACTCGATCACCAGGTATTCGCGCCGGGCACCGCCCACGGTGCGTTCGATCATCTCCACGAAGCGGCCGATGCCGTGCTGATCGTGCACGACCATATCGCCGGCATTGAGCGCCAGCGGATCGACTTGATTACGCCTTTTGGCGGGCAGCCGCTTGCCCTCGGTGGGCGCGGTGACCCGGTTGCCGGTGAGGTCGGATTCGGCGACGACCACCAGGCCCGCGTCCTCGAAGACCACACCGTCGTGCAGCGAACCGCACAGCACCCCGACCACACCGGTCTCCGGTTCGGCGCCGGGGTCGAGGGCGGCGGCGGGCACATCGGCGTCGGCGAGGCGTTCGAGCACACGCTGGGCGGTGCCGTGACCGGCCACGACCACGACCGCGCGGCCACCGGTGGTGACGTGCGCGCGCAGTGAGGCGAAGATCGTCGCGACCAGCTCGTCGGAGCCCCGCGCGGCCGGCGCGGCCTGCACCGGGAGCACCACTTCGGACGAATCGCCGGAGGTCAGCGGGCTCAGCGTCCACCAGGGCAGATCATGTTCGGTGGCGCTGTCGTGGATCTCGGGCAGCGAACGGTAGGCCGAGGCGGCCAGATCGAGACCGTGCGCGCCCAGCGGGGCGTCACCGCCGAAGGAGGCCGCGGTCCAGGAGGCCTCCAGGAATTCCGCGCCGGTACGCATCAGGTCGGCGGCGCGGGTGCGGATCTTCTCTGGATCGCACAGCAGCAGATGGGTGCCCTCGGGCAGTTCCTCGGTGAGCAGGCTCAGCGCGCCGGGACGCAGCACCGGCAGCAGCGCCTCCATGCCGTCGACCGGGATGCCCTGGGCCAGCTTCTCCAGCATCTCCACCAGGGCCGCGTCGGCGGAATTGGCCGCCGCCACCTCGGCCGCGCGATCCCGGACCGCCTCGGTCAGCAGCAGTTCCCGGCACGGCGGCGCCACCACGACATCGATGCTCAGTTCGGGCAGCGAGCGCTGATCGGCGACCGAGAACGGGCGCAGCTCGCTCACCTCGTCGCCCCACATCTCCACGCGCACCGGATGATCGGCGGTCGGCGGGAACACATCGAGGATGCCGCCGCGCACCGCGAACTCACCGCGCTTGCCGACCATGTCGACCCGGGTGTAAGCGAATTCGACCAGGCGGGTGAGCAATTCGTCGAAATCGGTTTCGGTGCCCACGCGCAGCACGATCGGCTCGATATCGCCGAGCCCCGATGCCATCGGCTGCATCAGCGAGCGGACGGTGGTCACCACCACGCGCAGCGGCTCCGGGAACACCGGGTCCTCCGGATGCGCGAGCCGGCGCAGCACGGCCAGCCGGCGGCCGACGGTGTCCGCGCCGGGCGAGAGCCGCTCATGCGGCAGCGTCTCCCAGGACGGGAACTGCGCGACCGCCTCACCCAGGATCTCGGTCAGCTCGACGGTCAGATCGTCGGCCTCGCGCCCGGTGGCCGTCACCACCACCACGGGCTTGCTCGTCGCCACCGTCCCCGCCACGAACGCCCGCGCCGCCGCCGGCGCCACCAACTCCACCTGCGACGTGCCGACCAGGTCGGATACGGTCCGCAGCGCGATATCGGCGCCGGCCGCGGCGGCCAGGCCCGCCAGAGGTGGACGTGGGGCAGACATGCTCAACTCCTGAAGCGAACGGGCGAATCGACCGGCTCTGCCATTCTGCCGCTCCTCCGTCGCGGCGTGTTCGCGGCCCCCTTGTGGCCCACCGGGCTGCGCGCCGGTGCGCAAAATTACGGCACGTAGCGGCGCAGGCGACGGGCGGCGAACTCGCGGAAGTAGGAGAGCTTCTCCGGGGGGGACGATCGCCGGGAGCAGGAAGTACCAGGCGCGTTCCATGCGGGTGGCCATCTGGTCGATGGCCTCGGTGCCGACGGCGACGATGTGCACGCCGGTGGTGACGCCGTGCAGGAGCAGGCCGATGGTTTCCGGGTCGAGGTCGGGCATCAGGTCGCCCTGGGCGATGGCGCGCTCGGCCAGCAGGCGGTAGGTGTCACCCCAGGACTTGGCGATGTTGTCGCCGGCGGCGCCGCGGTAGTCGCCGATCTGGTGGGTGAGCTTGAGCATCGCGCCGACCATCGGATCGTTCATCGACAGATCGGCCACCACGTAGGTGATGCCGATGCAGGCCTCCAGCGCGGGCACCCGGGGATCGAAGAAACCCTGGCAGGAGCTGACCAGCCGCTCGTTGCCCTGGTCGACGACCGCGCGGGCCAGCTCCTCCTTGGAGCCGAAGTGAAAGTACAAGGCGCCCTTGGTCACGTTGGACTGCGCGATGATCTCGCTCAGGCTCGCGTTCGCATAGCCCAAGCGCAGAAAGACATCGGCCGCGCCCGCGAGGACGGAGTCGCGGGTGATCTCCGCGCGCGCTTGCCTAGCCATCAGATCCGCCTGTCATCCCAAAAACCAGCCATCCTGAAGTAGACCGACATCCCGAATTTGACCGACATACCGCCCGAACAGCACCCAAAGGATGGGTGAACCGTACCACCAGCGGGCCGTGCGGCAGACGATTCGAGTATGTGGTGCAAGCTCGTTCGCAATTCACCGGTTAACTTTCCCGGTCAGTTCTCGGTCCCGGCCGGCCACTCCGAACTGAGCTGTGGATCGGCCTCGAGGTGGCTCAGACCGTTCCAGCACAGGTTCACCAGATGCGCCGCCACCACCTCCTTCGACGGGGTGCGCACATCCAGCCACCAGGTGGCCGCGGTGGAGACCATGCCGACGAGCGCCTGCGCGTAGAGGGTGGCCAGACTGGTGTCGAAATCGCGGCGTTCGAAATCGCCGGCGAGGATGTGCGCGACCTGGTTGACGGCCTCGTTGAGCAGGCTCGAATAGCGGCCGTCGCCGGTTTGCGGCAGCTGATCGCGGACCAGGATGCGGAACCCGTCGGTGCGCTGCTCGATGTAGGTGAGCAGCGCCAGCGCCACCTGTTCGAGCCGGACCCGGGAGCGGTTCTGGGTGAGCGAGGAGGTGATCATGTCCAGCAGCATCGACATCTCGCGGTCGACCACCACCGCGTAGAGGCCCTCTTTACCGCCGAAATGTTCGTAGACGACCGGCTTGGAGACCTGCGCGCGCTGGGCGATCTCCTCGATGGAGGTGGCGTCGTAGCCGCGTTCGGCGAACAACGCGCGACCGATCTCGATCAGCTGCTGACGCCGCTGCGTGCCCGTCATCCGGGGCCGGGGAGCCTGGCCGCCGCGACGGGACTTGTCGCCGGGTGCGCCGACGCGCGGATTCTCGCCGGTCGTGGGTGTCTCGTGCATTGGCCTCCCTACCTACGCCGGCGAATGGTATGGGACAACTGTTCCAGACAGCTCGCGCGCGGGCGCAGTCGGGCGCACCGATCACGCCCACGGTTCGACGGATCCGAGGTCGGCATGCGAGTATCGTTGCCGTGCCGAGGCGCACTGGCGGGCGCGTGTGTGTCCCGTCGATGCGACAATCCGCCGTAGTGTAATGGCAGCACCTCTGATTTTGGTTCAGATAGTTCAGGTTCGAGTCCTGGCGGCGGAGCACCACTCGTTGGACCAGCACGATGACAGGCAGCCGAGGGAGATTCATGCCACAGCAGACCGCCGTCGTCGTTCTCGCAGCCGGTGCCGGGACACGAATGCGGTCGAAGACCCCCAAAGTGTTGCATTCGCTGGCCGGCCGCAGCATGCTCGCGCACGCGCTGCATGCGGCGAACGAGATCGACCCCGCGTATCTGATCACGGTGGTCGGGCACGACCGCGAACAGGTCGGTGCCGCGGTCGCGGCGGTCGCCGACGAACAGGCCCGCCAGATCATCCCGGCGGTGCAGGAGCAGCAGCTCGGCACCGGTCACGCCGTGCAGTGCGGGCTGACCGCGCTGCCCGACGACTTCACCGGCGATGTGCTCGTCACCTCCGCCGATGTGCCGCTGCTGGACGGGCACACCCTGTCGGCCCTGCTCGATGAGCACCGCAGCTACGCCGACCGGCCCGCGGTGACGGTGCTGACCTTCGTCCCCGAGGACCCCAACGGCTACGGCCGGATCGTGCGCGACGCCGACGGCCAGGTCGTCGAAATCGTCGAGCACGCCGACGCCACCCCGGAACAGGCCCAGATCAACGAGGTCAACTCCGGTGTGTACGCCTTCGACGTGACGGTGCTGCGCACCATGCTCGGACGGCTGTCCACGGCCAACGCCCAGCACGAGCTCTACCTGACCGACGTGCTGCGGCTCGCGCACGAGGCGGGCCATCCGGTGCAGGGCGCACGCCTGGTCGATTCGGCCAAGGTCACCGGCGTCAACGACCGGGTGCAACTGGCCGCGGCCGCGCGCACACTCAACCGCTACATCCTGGAACGGCATATGCGCGCCGGGGTGACTGTCATCGATCCGGCCAGCACCTGGGTCGACGCCGGGGTGCGGATCGGGCGCGATGTGACCTTGCGGCCGGGGGTGCAGCTGCTCGGCAACACCGTCATCGGCGAGGACGCCGAGGTCGGGCCGGATTCCACGCTCACCGATGTGATCGTCGGCGAGGGCGCCAAGGTGGTGCGCACGCACGGTGAGGGCGCGGTGATCGGGCCCGCCGCCACCGTCGGACCCTTCAGTTTCCTGCGGCCGGGCACCGTCCTGGGCGAGTCCGGCAAACTCGGAGCGTTCGTGGAAACCAAGAACGCCACCGTCGGCGCGCACTCCAAGGTGCCGCATCTGACCTACGTCGGCGACGCCACCATCGGCGAGCACAGCAACATCGGCGCGTCCAGCGTCTTCGTCAACTACGACGGGGTCAACAAGCACCACACCACCGTCGGTTCGCATGTGCGCACGGGCAGCGACACGATGTTCGTCGCGCCGATCACCGTGGGTGACGGCGCCTATTCGGCGGCGGGTACTGTACTGCGCAGAAACGTTCCGCCGGGGGCGCTCGCCGTGTCGGGTGGACCACAGCGCAATATTGAGAACTGGGTGCAGCGGTATCGTCCCGGAACCGCTGCGGCGCGCGCGGCGGCGGAAGCCATCGCGGCCAACGAGATGTCGAGTCAGGCAATCGAGCTAAAGGATGGCAAACAGCAGTGACCGCGTCATGGATCGACAATCAGAAGAACCTGATGCTATTCGCCGGACGTTCGCATCCTGAGCTGGCCGAACAGGTCGCCAAGGAACTCGACGTCCACGTCACGCCCCAGACCGCGCGCGACTTCGCCAACGGCGAGATCTTCGTCCGCTTCGAGGAATCGGTTCGAGGTTCGGACGCCTTCGTCCTCCAGAGCTTCCCCGCGCCGCTGAACGAGTGGCTGATGGAACAGCTCATCATGATCGACGCGCTCAAGCGCGGTTCGGCCAAGCGGATCACCGCGATCCTGCCGTTCTACCCCTACGCCCGCCAGGACAAGAAGCACCGCGGCCGCGAACCCATCTCCGCGCGCCTGGTCGCCGACCTGCTCAAGACCGCCGGCGCCGATCGCATCATCACCGTCGACCTGCACACCGACCAGATCCAGGGCTTCTTCGACGGCCCGGTCGACCACATGCACGCCCAGCTGCAGCTGGCCGAGTACGTCCGGTCGAACTACAGCCTCGAGCACATCACCGTGGTCTCCCCCGACTCCGGCCGCGTCCGGGTGGCCGAGAAGTGGGCCGACTCGCTCGGTGGTTCGCCGCTGGCGTTCATCCACAAGACCCGCGACCCGCTGGTGCCCAACCAGGTCAAGTCCAACCGCGTGGTCGGTGAGGTCGAGGGCCGCACCTGCATCCTGATCGACGACATGATCGACACCGGTGGCACCATCGCCGGCGCGGTCAACGTGCTGAAGGAGGCCGGCGCCGGTGACGTCGTCATCGCCGCGACCCACGGCGTGCTGAGCTCGCCGGCCGCCGAGCGGCTGGCCGCCTGCGGCGCCAAGGAGGTCGTGGTGACCAACACCCTGCCGATCACCGAGGACAAGAAGTTCCCGCAGCTGACCGTGCTGTCGATCGCGCCGCTGCTGGCCCGCACCATCCGCGAGGTGTTCGAGAACGGCTCGGTGACCGGGCTGTTCAACGGCAACGCCTGACCCTCGACGCTCTGACGGGCCCGGACCACACGGTCCGGGCCCGTCATTTTTTGTGTCCGGGTTCCCGCGCTCGGCGCGCCGATCGGCGCATACTGGCGAACGTAGACCGCCTGCTCCACCGCCGTACCCGATCGGACGAATGAGGAGAGCGCTATGACCACGCCGCAGCAACCGCAGGAACCCGGCAGCGGGGACCGGCCGCAGGACGGGGAACCGCGCGCGACCCCGCCGGAGCGGGAGCCGGGCACTCTGGAGCCGTCGAGCGAGTCGGGCGAGGTGACCGGTTCGGCGCCGGGCGAGGGTGCGGGGACCGCACCACCATCGTTGGACAAGCCGTCCGGCGGAACCGGGGCGCCCGGTGGTGAGGTGCCCGAGCAGGCGTGGCGGGAGCAGCCGACGGAGAGCGGGCCCGGACAGGCGTGGAGCGCGCAGCCGGGTGGGGTGGGGTCGACGTCCGGGCAGCCGCCGTCCGGGGAGCAGCCGTGGGGAACCAGCGGGGCACAGCCCTACGGTGAGCAGTACCCGCCGGGACGGCCCGGTGAGCAGTACCCGCAGGGACAGCAGGGCGAGCAGTGGGGCGGCGGGACGTCCGGGTACCCCGGATATCCCGGAGGCGCCTATCCGCCGGCGTCCGGCGGCCCCGGTGGTGAGGCGGGTGGCGGGTTCCCGTCGTATCCGCAGCAGTCCTTCCAGCCCTACGACGCCCAGCCGCAGCGCTCGGGCACGCAGGTGTTCTCCATCATCGGATTCGTCTGCGCGGGCATCTGCCTGCTGTTCTGCCCGATCCTGTTCGGGCCCGCGGGCATCATCCTCGGCATCATCGGGCACAACAAGGGCGAACCGCTCGGCAAATGGGCCGCGGTCGCCGCGGGTGTGGCGATGGCGATCGGGTTGATCCTCACCTTCGCTTTCTTCAACGCCGATATCGTGCCCGAGCAGAACTGATCCGGGCCGTTCAGCCGCGGGTAGCCAGGACCAGGGTGAAGCGGCTGTCGGGGTCGGTCCAGGCCTTGTCCAGGGTGAAACCGGCGGCCGACAGTTCGGTGTCGAGCCGCTCCAGGCGGAACTTGGCCGAGATCTCGGTGCGCAGCTGCTCGCCGCGCGCGAAGTCGAGCACCAGGTCGAGGTCGGCGACGGTCACCCGCATGGGTTCGGTCGCTTCCAGCCGCATCTCGATCCACTCGTTCTCGGCGTCCCAGACGGCGATGTGGCGGAAGTTGTCCGGCACGAAGTCGGCGGCGAGGCGTTGGTTGAGCACGTGCAGCACATTGCGGTTGAATTCGGCGGTCACCCCGGCGGCGTCGTCGTAGGCCGGGACCAGGATCGCCGGGTCGATCACGAGGCCGGCTCCCAGCAGCAGATGTTCACCGGGTTCGAGGACGTCGTGGATGGCGGTGAGGAATTCCGCGCGTTCGGCGGGCACCAGATTGCCGAGGGTGCCGCCGAGGAAGGCGATCATCCGGCGGCCGCCACGCGGCAGATTGTGCAGGGTGTCGGTGAAATCGCTGACCACGCCGTGCACCGCGAGGCCGGGGAACTCGCGCGCGACCTCGGCGGCGGTGGCTCGCAAGGCCGCCGCGGAGACGTCCTGCGGGACGTAGGTTTTCAGCGGCCCCTCGGCGGTCAGGGCCGTCAGCAGCAACCGGGTCTTCGCCGCGGAGCCCGCGCCGAGTTCCACCAGCACCTCCGCCTGCGCCGCGCGGGCGATCTCGCCGACCACGCGTTCGAGCAGCGCGCGTTCGGTGCGGGTCGGGTAGTACTCGGGCAATTCGGTGATCTGTTCGAACAGTTCGCTGCCCCGGGCGTCGTAGAACCATTTGGGCGGCAGCCACTTCGGATCGTCGGTGAGCCCGCGCCGGGCGTCCGCGCGCAGCGCCGCGGTGAGGTCGGCGTCGGTGAGATGGACTTCCAGCGTCGGTGCGGTCATGGCGGAATCCTTGTCGTGTCGCGGTGAACTCGGTGTCATGTCGTCGACTGCTGTCGCTGGGCCTGCGGGCATGTCGCGTCGTCTCGGGGCGCGTAGCTGTCGCCGCTCATGGACGCGCGTTCCCGGCGTCGCGACGATCGAGCGGTTCGACGGTCAGCCGGCCGGGTGCGGCGATGACCAGGCTGTGCTCGGGGATCGGCCGCCAGCGCGGGTCGGCGTCGTAGGGCTCGGAGGAAACGATGGCGTACTCGTCGGTGACCAGGGTCGAGAGCGCGTGCTCCCAGCTGGTGGCCCAGATCGTCGAGCCGTCACCGAGCAGGAAGTTCAGCCGGGCGGCCGGTGCGTGCGCGAGCACGGTGGTGAGTAGCAGCCGCAGCGCGCCGGCCGGGTCCGCCACCAGATCCGGCGGCGCACCCGGAGTGAGCAACCCGCGCAGCAGCACCCACAGCGCGGCCGAATCGGTGGCGGATTCGGCGTCGAGCAGATCGGCGGTCTGGAACATCCGGGTCGCGCCCGCGCGGGTGGCGGCGCTGTCCAGATCGGCGAGGGTCGCGGTGAGCGCCTTGCGCCAATTCGGGACGACGCCGTTGTGGCTGAAGGCCCAGGCGTCGTCGATGAAGGGCGCGCAGGCCGCGCGCTCGACCGGCATGCCGACTGTCGCGGAACGGACGGCGGCGAGGACGGCGGTGGACTGGATCTGCGGCAGCACCTCCTCCACGGCCGGGTCGGTCCAGATCGGTGCCGGATTGCGGTATCGGCTGACACGCACCTGGCCC
This genomic interval carries:
- the egtD gene encoding L-histidine N(alpha)-methyltransferase is translated as MTAPTLEVHLTDADLTAALRADARRGLTDDPKWLPPKWFYDARGSELFEQITELPEYYPTRTERALLERVVGEIARAAQAEVLVELGAGSAAKTRLLLTALTAEGPLKTYVPQDVSAAALRATAAEVAREFPGLAVHGVVSDFTDTLHNLPRGGRRMIAFLGGTLGNLVPAERAEFLTAIHDVLEPGEHLLLGAGLVIDPAILVPAYDDAAGVTAEFNRNVLHVLNQRLAADFVPDNFRHIAVWDAENEWIEMRLEATEPMRVTVADLDLVLDFARGEQLRTEISAKFRLERLDTELSAAGFTLDKAWTDPDSRFTLVLATRG
- a CDS encoding MazG family protein encodes the protein MSSAPESGPDALRVQTDTATLAAGLAEAVEVMDRLWHFGGWESTQTHDSLRPYLLEETYELLDAIQHEDAETIKEELGDLLLQVLFHSRIAQAAGEFTVDDVAAALVAKLVNRSPHLDATELPPDAGVEEKIAAQEKAWEERKSAEKARRSCLDGIAMAQPALALAEKVRDRSKRAGLPEDLIPPALRMVRLGGRDSAEERLRKATLAFADAIRAAEDAAEADRGTRAPLDAAAWRRYWPATR
- a CDS encoding DUF4190 domain-containing protein — its product is MTTPQQPQEPGSGDRPQDGEPRATPPEREPGTLEPSSESGEVTGSAPGEGAGTAPPSLDKPSGGTGAPGGEVPEQAWREQPTESGPGQAWSAQPGGVGSTSGQPPSGEQPWGTSGAQPYGEQYPPGRPGEQYPQGQQGEQWGGGTSGYPGYPGGAYPPASGGPGGEAGGGFPSYPQQSFQPYDAQPQRSGTQVFSIIGFVCAGICLLFCPILFGPAGIILGIIGHNKGEPLGKWAAVAAGVAMAIGLILTFAFFNADIVPEQN
- the mfd gene encoding transcription-repair coupling factor, which produces MARQARAEITRDSVLAGAADVFLRLGYANASLSEIIAQSNVTKGALYFHFGSKEELARAVVDQGNERLVSSCQGFFDPRVPALEACIGITYVVADLSMNDPMVGAMLKLTHQIGDYRGAAGDNIAKSWGDTYRLLAERAIAQGDLMPDLDPETIGLLLHGVTTGVHIVAVGTEAIDQMATRMERAWYFLLPAIVPPGEALLLPRVRRPSPAPLRAVILRTGAQPGGPQGGREHAATEERQNGRAGRFARSLQELSMSAPRPPLAGLAAAAGADIALRTVSDLVGTSQVELVAPAAARAFVAGTVATSKPVVVVTATGREADDLTVELTEILGEAVAQFPSWETLPHERLSPGADTVGRRLAVLRRLAHPEDPVFPEPLRVVVTTVRSLMQPMASGLGDIEPIVLRVGTETDFDELLTRLVEFAYTRVDMVGKRGEFAVRGGILDVFPPTADHPVRVEMWGDEVSELRPFSVADQRSLPELSIDVVVAPPCRELLLTEAVRDRAAEVAAANSADAALVEMLEKLAQGIPVDGMEALLPVLRPGALSLLTEELPEGTHLLLCDPEKIRTRAADLMRTGAEFLEASWTAASFGGDAPLGAHGLDLAASAYRSLPEIHDSATEHDLPWWTLSPLTSGDSSEVVLPVQAAPAARGSDELVATIFASLRAHVTTGGRAVVVVAGHGTAQRVLERLADADVPAAALDPGAEPETGVVGVLCGSLHDGVVFEDAGLVVVAESDLTGNRVTAPTEGKRLPAKRRNQVDPLALNAGDMVVHDQHGIGRFVEMIERTVGGARREYLVIEYAPGKRGQPGDRLFVPMESLDQLSRYVGGEMPSLSKLGGSDWANTKRKARKAVREIAGELVQLYAARQAAPGHAFGPDTPWQQEMEDAFAFTETVDQMTAITDVKADMEKPVPMDRVVCGDVGYGKTEIAVRAAFKAVQDGKQVVVLVPTTLLAQQHLQTFTERVAGFPVTVKGLSRFTDPAESREVLEGMASGEVDIVVGTHRLLQTGVRWKDLGLVIVDEEQRFGVEHKEHIKALRTHVDVLTMSATPIPRTLEMSLAGIREMSTILTPPEERHPVLTYVGAYSDKQVTAAIRRELLRDGQVFYVHNRVSSIDKAAKRIRDLVPEARVVVAHGQMNEDTLESTVQGFWQREFDVLVCTTIIETGLDISNANTLIVERADTLGLSQLHQLRGRVGRSRERGYAYFLYPPEKPLTETAYDRLATIAQNSDLGAGMAVAMKDLEIRGAGNVLGAEQSGHVAGVGFDLYVRLVGEAVEAYRAAADGKPITTEETKEVRIDLPVDAHIPPDYITSDRLRLEAYRKLAAAHDDSTLAAVVEELVDRYGPLPVEVGRLVSVAKLRLLAREYGVTEIAVTGTTVKISPLNLPDSKQLRLKRIYPSATYKAASGVVGVPLPRVQDSVGADRLRDVPLLQYLADLLLALDGKAQGAVDLTVATEVSVAR
- the glmU gene encoding bifunctional UDP-N-acetylglucosamine diphosphorylase/glucosamine-1-phosphate N-acetyltransferase GlmU, with the protein product MPQQTAVVVLAAGAGTRMRSKTPKVLHSLAGRSMLAHALHAANEIDPAYLITVVGHDREQVGAAVAAVADEQARQIIPAVQEQQLGTGHAVQCGLTALPDDFTGDVLVTSADVPLLDGHTLSALLDEHRSYADRPAVTVLTFVPEDPNGYGRIVRDADGQVVEIVEHADATPEQAQINEVNSGVYAFDVTVLRTMLGRLSTANAQHELYLTDVLRLAHEAGHPVQGARLVDSAKVTGVNDRVQLAAAARTLNRYILERHMRAGVTVIDPASTWVDAGVRIGRDVTLRPGVQLLGNTVIGEDAEVGPDSTLTDVIVGEGAKVVRTHGEGAVIGPAATVGPFSFLRPGTVLGESGKLGAFVETKNATVGAHSKVPHLTYVGDATIGEHSNIGASSVFVNYDGVNKHHTTVGSHVRTGSDTMFVAPITVGDGAYSAAGTVLRRNVPPGALAVSGGPQRNIENWVQRYRPGTAAARAAAEAIAANEMSSQAIELKDGKQQ
- a CDS encoding ribose-phosphate diphosphokinase; protein product: MTASWIDNQKNLMLFAGRSHPELAEQVAKELDVHVTPQTARDFANGEIFVRFEESVRGSDAFVLQSFPAPLNEWLMEQLIMIDALKRGSAKRITAILPFYPYARQDKKHRGREPISARLVADLLKTAGADRIITVDLHTDQIQGFFDGPVDHMHAQLQLAEYVRSNYSLEHITVVSPDSGRVRVAEKWADSLGGSPLAFIHKTRDPLVPNQVKSNRVVGEVEGRTCILIDDMIDTGGTIAGAVNVLKEAGAGDVVIAATHGVLSSPAAERLAACGAKEVVVTNTLPITEDKKFPQLTVLSIAPLLARTIREVFENGSVTGLFNGNA
- a CDS encoding TetR/AcrR family transcriptional regulator: MTGTQRRQQLIEIGRALFAERGYDATSIEEIAQRAQVSKPVVYEHFGGKEGLYAVVVDREMSMLLDMITSSLTQNRSRVRLEQVALALLTYIEQRTDGFRILVRDQLPQTGDGRYSSLLNEAVNQVAHILAGDFERRDFDTSLATLYAQALVGMVSTAATWWLDVRTPSKEVVAAHLVNLCWNGLSHLEADPQLSSEWPAGTEN